TAATTCACGATTTTTCGCCTCGTCCACGCGCCCTAAAATTCGTTTCACTTCATCAGGACGCAACGGCTGGGGTTTATTTTTTGAACCCACAAAATGAGTGACGCCGGGAGCGTTGGCAATCAAATGAGAAGTTTCTGTGTCCAGAATCATTTCAATCAGAATATAGCCCGGGAAAAATACTTTGTTTTTATGCTTCTTCTTCCCGTTTCTCATCTCAGTTACTTCTTCCGAGGGAACAAGAACAGTCGGGATTTTTTCCTGTAATCCCAGCCGGGCAATTTCGCTATCAAGATACAACTTGACTTTATTCTCATGTCCGGATAATGTGTGAATCACGTACCATTTTTTTTGTTGCTCTTCCAATTTCCCTCGCCTGAAATAATCTAAAATATGAAATTTAATATGGCTTCTAAAATTTTATCAACGGCAAAAATGAACAGAGTCAGCACCAACGTCACCATAATCACCACTCTCGTCGTACCCTTTAGTTCTTCTTTGCCAGGCCAACTTACCTTAGACATTTCCTGTTTTACTTCCTGAATGAACTTATTTAGTTTTCGAAACATAGCGATCTTCCAACTCCAGAATGAACGATTATTCGAGAAAAATAGCAGGCCAGGAGGGATTCGAACCCCCAACACCCGGTTTTGGAGACCGGTGCTCTAGCCGTTAGAGCTACTGGCCTACAACTACTACCTCGTCTCTTTGTGAATTGTATGTTTGTCGCAAAAACGACAGTATTTCTTGAATTCTACGCGTGCCGTATGTTTCCGCTTATTCTTGGTAGTCGTGTAATTTCGATTTTTGCACTTAGTGCAT
The nucleotide sequence above comes from Calditrichota bacterium. Encoded proteins:
- the nusG gene encoding transcription termination/antitermination factor NusG, yielding MEEQQKKWYVIHTLSGHENKVKLYLDSEIARLGLQEKIPTVLVPSEEVTEMRNGKKKHKNKVFFPGYILIEMILDTETSHLIANAPGVTHFVGSKNKPQPLRPDEVKRILGRVDEAKNRELVEVPFNIGDPIKVIDGPFTDFSGIVKEVNEEKNKLKVMVSIFGRSTPVELDFLQVELEK
- the secE gene encoding preprotein translocase subunit SecE translates to MFRKLNKFIQEVKQEMSKVSWPGKEELKGTTRVVIMVTLVLTLFIFAVDKILEAILNFIF
- the rpmG gene encoding 50S ribosomal protein L33 gives rise to the protein MRDLVILECTKCKNRNYTTTKNKRKHTARVEFKKYCRFCDKHTIHKETR